A window of the Wolbachia endosymbiont (group A) of Pogonocherus hispidulus genome harbors these coding sequences:
- the ubiA gene encoding 4-hydroxybenzoate octaprenyltransferase, with translation MYFNHYFSLMRLHSLTGLWLVLFPSLSGILLASTSLSYQALFLLVLFTIGAFLMRPAGCIINDIFDREIDAHVERTKYRPLASGALNIKQALALLSLLLSIALVILLLTNKTTLILGIISMCMIATYPLLKRYVWWPQLFLGFTFNMGSLMGSAAIINQISIESLLFYIGCVFWTLSYDTVYAHQDKKDDEKLGMKSTALYFGDTTKSWLKRFYLISLMTWLYAGILSSLNNIFYIALFAVGFIFHHQYKNFNPDDPSQCMSIFKNNSYIGLLLFFGILLDRIIT, from the coding sequence ATGTATTTCAACCATTACTTTTCATTAATGAGATTGCACAGTTTAACAGGTTTGTGGCTTGTGCTATTTCCCAGTTTGAGCGGTATTCTTTTAGCCTCAACTTCTCTATCGTATCAGGCTCTTTTTCTCCTTGTTTTGTTCACTATAGGTGCATTTTTAATGAGACCTGCAGGGTGCATAATCAATGACATTTTCGACAGGGAAATAGATGCGCACGTTGAACGAACAAAATATAGGCCACTTGCAAGTGGTGCATTAAACATAAAGCAGGCTTTAGCTTTACTTTCACTGTTACTGTCTATTGCCCTGGTAATCTTATTATTAACTAATAAAACTACACTTATACTTGGAATAATCTCAATGTGTATGATAGCTACTTACCCTTTATTAAAGCGGTATGTTTGGTGGCCACAATTGTTCTTAGGGTTTACCTTCAATATGGGATCGCTCATGGGCTCAGCAGCAATAATAAACCAGATCAGTATAGAATCCTTGCTGTTTTATATAGGATGCGTCTTTTGGACGCTTAGTTATGACACCGTATACGCTCATCAAGATAAAAAAGATGATGAAAAACTCGGAATGAAATCTACCGCATTATATTTTGGTGATACAACAAAATCTTGGTTGAAAAGATTTTATTTAATATCTCTTATGACGTGGCTATATGCTGGTATCTTATCATCATTAAATAACATTTTTTATATTGCTCTATTTGCTGTAGGGTTCATATTTCACCACCAATACAAAAATTTCAATCCTGACGATCCCAGTCAATGCATGTCCATATTTAAAAATAATTCCTACATAGGGTTGCTTCTCTTTTTTGGCATCCTTTTAGATAGAATTATCACCTAG
- a CDS encoding ribosome-binding factor A has protein sequence MKKEIRNLKIASVLHRAISRVLMEGKVFNKNVAVSDVKLSKDLKKADVYIVLSSLNIQVADYSDSEKSTWISASRTGDPSENNCDINTVVNEMNQSAWSIRKSILCYVDLRFIPELVFKPDLAFDNFVNVSKILHNHT, from the coding sequence ATGAAAAAGGAAATTAGAAACCTAAAAATAGCATCGGTATTGCATAGAGCAATATCAAGAGTCCTAATGGAAGGTAAGGTGTTCAATAAAAATGTAGCGGTATCTGACGTAAAATTAAGTAAAGATTTGAAAAAAGCAGATGTATATATTGTGTTATCTTCATTGAATATCCAAGTAGCTGACTACTCAGATTCAGAAAAAAGTACATGGATTTCAGCATCACGCACTGGAGATCCTTCTGAGAATAATTGTGATATTAACACTGTTGTTAATGAAATGAACCAATCTGCATGGTCAATACGTAAATCTATATTGTGTTATGTTGATTTGCGATTTATACCTGAGTTAGTTTTCAAGCCTGATTTAGCGTTCGATAATTTTGTTAACGTAAGCAAAATATTACATAATCACACTTAA
- the infB gene encoding translation initiation factor IF-2: protein MNNEDISNKKLTLQGLSKLKLDLNLNSSASPSTGATIVKKRRKKSHDAEEHNLFDESKLGSLTEKEQIFRINAVQNAALLKERNQREEKEKTAKEDSNKEIDEKNEADTLSKEINKKVLSNTHLVELREDNIDYEDDDKKSSKVNKDIYSKHSKLVIAQAIDEKTEQPPVFKQRFGIRSRKSKFTKGKNISREVIIPDKITIRELSIRMAEDSKSVLKMFKEEVGESYRVDDLVDPDIASEIVEKFNHTAKRVSDTNREKDLFFIEGRESLPKKPKPPIVTFMGHVDHGKTSLLDAFRESNVAERESGGITQHIGAYQITTKDKQKITFIDTPGHEAFTAMRACGANITNIVVIVVAADDGIMKQTVEAINHAKAANVSIIVAINKIDKSEPGDVEKIINSLPQYDLISEELGGDIMIVPVSAKKKTNLDKLEEAILLIAELMKLEAIEDCRALGWVIESKIDKAKGISATLIVEEGTLKVGDILVVGTTYSKVRSMVNHLGQREKAALPSAPIEITGLNGVPNAGDKFVVVNSEKQAREIVEYRLELIKKKKEDSDDNNLDIFSRNNSETEELSVVLKCDVTGSIEAISSSIDKLGKDQVKLNILHKAVGGITDSDVLLAEASSAVILAFNVKVDSKIRDLAKQKGVEIHTYNIIYELIDDMRMYLTKMLKPVTREVRVGSASVRQIFNVSKAGNIIGCYVSDGVIRKDSLIKVVRGGKLVHEGKLKALRRFKDDVKEVGVNFECGVSLEGNIDIKVGDILEAYQLVQEERVL, encoded by the coding sequence ATGAATAATGAAGATATCAGTAATAAAAAATTAACGCTCCAAGGCTTAAGCAAGCTTAAATTAGACCTCAATTTAAACTCTTCAGCTAGCCCAAGTACTGGAGCTACAATAGTAAAAAAAAGAAGAAAAAAATCTCATGATGCAGAAGAACATAATTTATTTGACGAGAGTAAATTAGGTTCTTTAACAGAGAAAGAACAAATTTTCCGCATTAATGCTGTGCAGAATGCTGCTTTGCTGAAAGAAAGAAATCAGAGAGAAGAAAAAGAGAAAACAGCAAAAGAAGACAGCAATAAAGAGATTGACGAGAAAAATGAAGCGGACACTTTATCTAAAGAAATAAATAAGAAAGTTTTAAGTAATACTCACTTAGTTGAACTAAGAGAAGATAATATTGACTATGAGGACGACGATAAAAAGTCTTCTAAAGTCAATAAAGATATATATTCTAAGCATTCTAAACTGGTAATTGCACAGGCAATAGATGAAAAAACTGAACAACCCCCTGTATTTAAGCAAAGATTTGGTATAAGAAGTAGAAAGTCAAAGTTTACTAAGGGTAAAAATATATCAAGAGAAGTTATTATACCAGACAAAATAACTATCAGGGAGTTATCTATTCGTATGGCAGAAGATAGCAAGAGTGTGCTAAAAATGTTCAAAGAAGAAGTCGGTGAGAGTTATAGAGTAGATGATCTGGTGGATCCAGATATAGCATCTGAAATAGTGGAAAAATTTAATCATACGGCTAAACGAGTGAGCGATACCAACAGAGAAAAGGATTTATTTTTTATAGAAGGCAGAGAAAGCCTGCCTAAAAAACCTAAACCACCAATCGTCACTTTTATGGGACACGTCGATCATGGTAAAACCTCATTGCTCGATGCATTTCGTGAATCTAATGTTGCAGAAAGAGAGTCAGGTGGCATAACTCAACACATAGGTGCTTATCAAATAACGACAAAAGATAAGCAAAAAATTACTTTTATTGATACACCAGGACATGAAGCGTTCACTGCGATGCGTGCATGTGGTGCCAATATTACTAATATAGTTGTAATAGTAGTTGCAGCTGACGATGGAATCATGAAACAAACAGTTGAAGCAATAAATCATGCAAAAGCAGCAAATGTTTCTATTATAGTTGCTATTAATAAAATTGATAAATCTGAGCCTGGTGATGTAGAAAAAATAATTAATAGTTTGCCTCAATATGATCTCATCTCTGAAGAGCTTGGTGGTGATATTATGATTGTGCCAGTATCAGCAAAAAAGAAAACTAATTTAGATAAACTAGAAGAGGCGATTTTGTTAATCGCTGAATTAATGAAGCTAGAAGCAATAGAAGATTGTCGAGCACTTGGATGGGTAATAGAATCCAAAATAGATAAAGCGAAAGGAATATCAGCTACATTGATAGTTGAGGAAGGAACGTTAAAGGTTGGTGATATATTGGTAGTTGGTACAACATACAGCAAAGTACGTAGTATGGTTAATCACCTTGGTCAAAGAGAAAAAGCAGCACTACCCTCCGCTCCAATTGAAATTACTGGTCTAAATGGTGTGCCAAATGCTGGAGATAAATTTGTTGTTGTAAATTCTGAAAAGCAGGCGCGCGAAATTGTTGAATACAGGCTAGAGTTGATCAAGAAAAAGAAAGAAGATTCAGACGACAATAATTTAGATATATTCAGTCGTAATAACAGTGAAACAGAAGAACTATCCGTAGTTTTAAAGTGCGATGTAACTGGTTCTATTGAAGCAATATCAAGTTCAATTGATAAACTCGGTAAAGACCAAGTGAAATTAAATATCCTACACAAAGCAGTAGGAGGGATAACAGATTCAGATGTGCTGCTTGCAGAAGCATCAAGTGCAGTAATTTTAGCTTTTAATGTAAAAGTGGACTCAAAAATAAGGGACTTGGCAAAACAAAAAGGTGTAGAAATACATACTTATAACATAATATACGAGCTCATTGACGACATGAGAATGTATTTAACTAAAATGTTAAAGCCTGTTACACGAGAGGTTCGTGTTGGTTCTGCATCTGTGAGGCAAATATTTAACGTATCTAAAGCTGGTAATATCATTGGATGTTACGTAAGTGATGGAGTCATAAGAAAAGATTCTTTAATTAAGGTAGTGCGTGGTGGCAAATTGGTGCATGAAGGAAAGTTAAAAGCACTACGTAGATTTAAAGATGATGTTAAAGAAGTAGGTGTAAACTTTGAATGCGGAGTATCACTAGAGGGTAATATCGATATTAAAGTTGGAGATATTTTGGAAGCTTATCAATTAGTGCAAGAAGAAAGGGTGTTATAG
- the nusA gene encoding transcription termination factor NusA, with the protein MIANRKSSVKQKSNKNNIVGSLDVIKTAGELSLQKGLGFDVVIKALESAIEAVAYQKYGSKSKIIVNIDRNTGKVTSYRKLKVIDDESDGEENTEYESITLTQAKLIKGDAKVGDTVSELLSLNTDLASARIAQQKIAQIIKDEESKKQYEEFKDKVGEIRYGIVKQVEYSDLIIDINGTRAYLPLRNLTGGESFREGDKVKTYIQTVKRSDDGRQIILSRTHEGFLEALLNQEIPEIADGLVTIKGIARDAGSRSKVAVFSPDKNIDPVGACVGVKGDRIKTIIHELNGEKIDVINYSSDLGQFVIKAITPAEVSKVIIDENENCIELIVAEDQLSLAIGKKGQNVRLASELVGWKIEILSTQQESERRSKELSQCSALFAEALNLEEIMGQLLVTEGFSSVEDISNASIKELASIEGFNEDIANELHNRANKYLKAENDRKIEELKSLGMEDDVINLTLSIDNKIALSKHDIKTLEDIADLSSYEFCSILSSSADSKENLKDTVDSIIIEARKKLGLI; encoded by the coding sequence ATGATTGCTAATCGTAAAAGCAGTGTTAAGCAGAAAAGTAACAAGAATAACATAGTTGGAAGCCTTGATGTAATAAAAACAGCAGGAGAGCTTTCACTTCAAAAAGGTTTAGGTTTTGATGTTGTAATAAAGGCACTAGAAAGTGCTATAGAAGCAGTGGCTTATCAAAAGTATGGTAGCAAAAGTAAAATTATAGTTAATATAGATAGAAACACAGGCAAAGTTACTTCATACAGAAAACTAAAAGTTATTGATGACGAATCAGATGGAGAAGAGAATACTGAGTATGAATCAATTACGCTGACACAAGCTAAATTAATAAAAGGAGATGCAAAAGTTGGAGATACTGTTAGTGAATTGCTCTCTCTTAACACTGATCTTGCTTCAGCAAGGATTGCCCAGCAAAAGATTGCTCAAATAATTAAAGATGAAGAGTCAAAAAAGCAATATGAGGAATTTAAAGATAAGGTGGGAGAAATAAGGTATGGTATTGTTAAACAAGTAGAATATTCAGATCTTATTATAGACATAAATGGCACTAGGGCATATCTTCCATTGCGAAATTTGACCGGTGGTGAATCATTTCGTGAAGGCGATAAGGTTAAAACTTACATACAGACTGTTAAGCGCTCTGATGATGGACGTCAAATTATTCTTTCTCGGACTCATGAAGGCTTTTTAGAGGCATTATTAAATCAAGAAATACCAGAAATTGCTGACGGGTTAGTAACAATTAAAGGTATAGCTAGAGACGCCGGCTCAAGGTCTAAGGTTGCTGTTTTCTCTCCTGACAAGAACATTGATCCAGTAGGTGCTTGTGTTGGAGTTAAGGGAGATAGAATAAAAACTATTATACACGAATTAAATGGTGAAAAAATTGACGTTATAAATTACTCCTCAGATTTGGGTCAATTTGTTATTAAAGCCATTACTCCTGCGGAAGTATCGAAGGTTATTATTGATGAAAATGAAAATTGCATAGAGTTAATAGTTGCTGAAGATCAATTGAGTTTAGCTATAGGAAAAAAGGGCCAGAATGTAAGATTAGCTTCAGAGCTTGTTGGGTGGAAAATTGAGATATTAAGCACTCAGCAAGAATCAGAAAGGCGAAGTAAAGAACTTAGTCAATGTTCAGCTTTATTTGCTGAAGCTTTAAACTTAGAAGAGATTATGGGTCAGCTATTGGTAACAGAAGGTTTTTCAAGCGTAGAAGATATATCCAACGCTTCAATTAAAGAGCTTGCTTCAATAGAGGGCTTTAATGAGGATATTGCAAACGAACTTCATAATAGAGCAAACAAGTATCTGAAAGCAGAAAATGATAGAAAAATAGAAGAGCTAAAAAGTCTAGGTATGGAAGATGATGTAATCAATTTAACTTTATCAATAGACAATAAAATTGCTCTTAGTAAACACGATATTAAGACTTTAGAGGACATAGCAGATTTATCAAGTTATGAGTTTTGCAGCATACTCTCTTCCTCAGCTGATAGTAAAGAAAATTTAAAAGATACAGTAGATTCAATAATCATAGAAGCACGTAAAAAGCTTGGGTTAATATAA
- a CDS encoding efflux RND transporter permease subunit, with protein sequence MQSLLIERNRAVVLLLIVIFIFGSYVYVKMPRESNPDIQIPIISVFVGLPGISAQDSEKLLVLPIENELRSIEGVRELKAFATNDGAHMILEFGTEYDNKEVLDNVRSKLSNIKSKLPVEAESPIINEINLSLFPILNVGLIGNLPERALTEIARKLKKEIESLPNVLKVEVAGMRKETVEVIIEPTVLTKYNIQSNEIFQAISSNNRLVGAGSLENDTGKYSIKISGLLKDIEDIMNIPIRSQGDAVLRIKDIAKVYPRFEDHQGFARINGLPSVVLEISKRNGKNIIDTVNQVKYLMDKAKDQLPENLKVVYLNDQSKNVRDVLDDLENGIIFAVLLILIIMMLSMGTRIAILVALSIPGSFLIGIIALYFMGITLNIVVLFSLIMAVGMLVDDAIVISEYADRKMICGMDKVEAFHTSVRDMFYPVLSSTLTKLAVFFPLLFWPDTVGKFMQYIPITIILTLTGSLIMALVFIPTLGAIFGKPSITSKKEIKKTSDIESGEIKNAGPIIRAYIRMLEKVLDHPKKFICATVFVLFSFSVLYFTFGPGVKFFPKVDSDNILISVKAKESLSAKERDLILKEVEERILSVEKEIHVSYARSGAFSDNVIAKIQLELMDWRFRRKAKHILNDIRSSVQDMKGIIINVQEEKSGPSADKPIQINLSGSASNLNLAAEKILKIMDQPSSGFINIQDSRSAPEIEWNMSVDKSKATSSGVSVATIGDFIKMVTNGVLIGKYRPNNTDEEIDIVLRFPRRDRNMKTIDNLFINTVNGPYPMSNIVKYAPEKKVNKLNRIDGLRTVTISADVDTGYLVNERVKFIQNSIAQNWDKGVKIDFKGDKEDQQKSGTFLLKAFILAITLMILVLVTQFNNVYHTFIVMTAVFLSTTCVFFVFFLIQQVFVVVMCGVGIIALAGIIVNNNILLLDAFHHQIKVHKNDIKRCVINAAISRVRPILLTVATTVLGLIPMITRLNINFFTLQITYDAPSSQWWVDISTTIASGILAATVLTLFFTPALLVIQRHEKT encoded by the coding sequence ATGCAGAGCTTACTCATAGAGCGAAACAGGGCGGTGGTATTATTACTTATAGTAATTTTTATCTTCGGTTCATACGTTTATGTAAAAATGCCAAGAGAAAGTAACCCTGATATACAGATTCCTATAATCAGCGTGTTTGTTGGACTTCCTGGGATTTCTGCTCAAGATAGTGAAAAGCTATTAGTGCTTCCTATAGAAAATGAACTAAGATCCATCGAAGGTGTAAGAGAACTAAAGGCATTCGCGACTAATGATGGTGCTCACATGATACTCGAATTTGGAACAGAGTATGATAATAAAGAAGTGCTCGATAATGTCCGTTCAAAGCTTTCAAACATAAAATCGAAGTTACCTGTTGAAGCGGAATCTCCAATAATAAATGAAATAAACTTGAGCTTATTTCCGATACTCAATGTCGGCTTAATTGGTAATTTGCCAGAAAGAGCCTTAACTGAAATAGCACGCAAGCTAAAGAAAGAAATAGAATCTCTGCCAAATGTTCTCAAAGTTGAAGTGGCAGGTATGCGTAAAGAAACAGTAGAAGTTATAATTGAGCCCACAGTTCTAACAAAATATAACATTCAATCAAACGAAATATTCCAAGCTATATCAAGCAATAACAGACTAGTGGGAGCTGGGTCACTGGAAAATGATACCGGTAAATATTCGATTAAAATATCAGGGTTATTAAAAGATATAGAAGATATTATGAATATTCCTATTAGATCTCAAGGCGATGCAGTTTTGAGAATCAAAGATATAGCAAAAGTATACCCTAGGTTTGAGGATCACCAAGGGTTTGCTCGCATTAATGGATTACCTAGTGTCGTGCTAGAAATTTCAAAACGTAACGGAAAAAACATAATAGACACAGTAAATCAAGTAAAATACTTAATGGATAAGGCAAAAGATCAATTACCTGAAAATTTAAAAGTGGTGTACTTAAATGACCAGTCAAAAAACGTCCGCGATGTGCTTGATGACTTGGAAAACGGCATAATATTCGCTGTGTTGTTAATATTGATCATAATGATGCTTTCTATGGGAACAAGGATTGCTATTCTTGTGGCACTCTCGATACCCGGTTCCTTTCTCATTGGGATAATAGCTCTTTACTTTATGGGCATAACCTTAAATATCGTTGTGCTCTTCAGTTTAATCATGGCTGTTGGCATGCTGGTTGATGATGCAATTGTGATCAGCGAATATGCCGATAGAAAGATGATCTGCGGAATGGACAAAGTAGAAGCCTTTCACACTTCAGTTCGTGATATGTTTTATCCAGTTCTATCATCGACGTTAACTAAATTAGCAGTGTTTTTTCCTCTATTATTCTGGCCTGATACTGTTGGTAAATTCATGCAGTACATACCAATTACAATAATTCTAACTTTGACTGGATCGCTCATTATGGCTTTGGTTTTTATACCAACACTTGGTGCAATATTTGGCAAGCCTTCGATAACTTCAAAAAAAGAAATAAAAAAAACGAGTGATATAGAAAGTGGTGAGATAAAAAATGCTGGGCCTATAATAAGAGCTTACATACGCATGCTAGAGAAGGTTTTAGATCATCCTAAAAAATTCATATGTGCTACTGTATTCGTCCTGTTTTCATTTAGTGTGCTGTACTTTACCTTTGGTCCTGGAGTGAAGTTTTTTCCGAAAGTGGATTCAGATAATATTTTAATCAGTGTTAAAGCAAAAGAAAGCTTATCAGCCAAAGAACGAGATCTGATACTCAAAGAAGTGGAAGAACGCATTTTGAGCGTTGAAAAAGAAATTCATGTTTCTTATGCTAGATCAGGAGCATTTTCAGACAACGTTATCGCCAAAATTCAACTAGAACTTATGGATTGGCGCTTCAGGCGCAAAGCTAAGCACATATTAAACGATATAAGGAGCAGTGTGCAAGACATGAAAGGAATAATAATTAATGTTCAAGAGGAAAAGTCAGGACCGTCGGCTGACAAGCCAATACAAATTAACCTCAGCGGGAGTGCATCCAATTTGAATTTAGCAGCAGAGAAAATTCTAAAAATTATGGACCAACCTTCATCCGGGTTTATAAATATTCAAGATAGCAGATCAGCACCTGAAATAGAGTGGAATATGAGTGTTGATAAGAGTAAGGCTACAAGTTCTGGAGTAAGTGTTGCAACCATTGGCGATTTTATAAAGATGGTTACAAATGGAGTGTTGATTGGAAAATATAGACCAAATAACACGGATGAAGAAATCGATATTGTACTCCGTTTCCCCAGAAGGGACCGCAACATGAAGACTATAGATAATCTTTTTATCAATACAGTTAATGGCCCGTATCCTATGAGCAACATAGTAAAATATGCTCCCGAAAAAAAGGTAAACAAACTAAATAGGATTGATGGATTACGTACAGTGACAATTTCCGCTGATGTGGATACTGGCTATCTTGTTAATGAAAGAGTAAAGTTCATTCAGAATTCTATTGCCCAGAATTGGGACAAGGGAGTAAAAATTGATTTTAAAGGCGACAAAGAAGATCAACAAAAATCAGGAACATTTTTGTTAAAGGCTTTTATATTAGCGATTACACTAATGATATTGGTATTAGTGACACAGTTTAACAATGTATACCATACATTTATCGTAATGACAGCAGTGTTTTTATCCACAACATGTGTGTTTTTTGTTTTCTTTCTTATCCAACAAGTTTTCGTAGTTGTTATGTGTGGAGTGGGGATAATTGCTTTGGCAGGAATTATAGTGAATAATAACATACTATTGCTTGATGCCTTTCATCACCAAATTAAGGTACACAAAAATGACATCAAGCGATGTGTAATAAATGCTGCAATTTCTCGCGTTAGGCCAATATTGCTTACCGTTGCAACCACAGTTCTTGGTTTAATACCGATGATTACCAGGTTAAATATCAATTTTTTTACGCTACAAATCACATATGATGCTCCATCAAGCCAGTGGTGGGTTGACATTTCAACAACCATAGCAAGTGGAATATTGGCTGCAACGGTCTTAACTTTATTCTTTACTCCTGCGTTGCTTGTCATACAAAGACATGAAAAAACTTGA